The Bdellovibrio sp. NC01 genome includes the window TTTAAGAATGTTTTTGTTAGTGATTGTGCCGCCGTTTGTGGCCGTACTGTGTGTTTTAGGATTTTTCTTTTTCGTATGGAATAGTTTATTCAACGGCGTTTCTGGATTTTTGCACGGCTTTGGCTGGCTGAATTGGATTGAAACCTCGACGGGCAGTCCTGAAATTTTATCAGTCGTCACTATTATCTTTTTGGTGTTGATGTTTATTCCGCTCGCTTATTTGTGCGCGGTTTTATTTACGTCCATCTTTGTGATGCCGATTGCGTTGAAGTGGATCAGTGAATCTGAATTCAAAGATCTCGAGAAAAAACGTGGTGGCTCAACCGTGGGCAGTGTGTGGAATGCGGTGAAAGCGACGATTGTTTTTGTGGTGTTGTTCTTTGTGACATTGCCCTTG containing:
- a CDS encoding EI24 domain-containing protein, which codes for MTKILQALRQSFEALLSLRMFLLVIVPPFVAVLCVLGFFFFVWNSLFNGVSGFLHGFGWLNWIETSTGSPEILSVVTIIFLVLMFIPLAYLCAVLFTSIFVMPIALKWISESEFKDLEKKRGGSTVGSVWNAVKATIVFVVLFFVTLPLWFLPGCQVLIPLLLTSWLNKKVFMYDVLQDFATAEERAQIEKSESHTLWGMGLLLGLMAYIPLAVFILPVFSALSYSHYALNELRTLREPQRAS